GCAAGCGAAGGAGGGCAGAAGAGTATTGAATTTGGAACAGAAGAAGTGGTTCCCATTCCTTCACTATTAACTTCCTTTGTGAAGGGTGTAGTGGCTGGTAAGCGTAAAGCCTCCCATTGTTCTACGAGTAAGACAATTCACTCTTTCCTAGGAAAGGAAAAACCAACTTCTTATGTAGTAATAAACAAGAAAAGAATATCTGATGCTGCTGCGGAGGCCAGGAGGAAGAGGAAGGAAGTAACCAGACTTAAACGAGTTTAAATACACTGCTGAGGTCTCTTATGCACATTCAGATAAACATAGTAGCCGAGGATGGGTCAGTTCTTCTCGAGCTTCTTTCTTGCAGTTGGAAGTAGTTTACTATATTATGTGTTTCTGTGTAGTTTGTGTAAAACTCTAATAGTGAGTTGGTTTTGTGAAAAAGTCAGTGTGTGTGCTTTTGTAAAATAGAGAAGCTTATGAGCTTTTACAAGTATGATGTAGTTGTTGTACATATGGCTTTTGGAGAGAGGACCAGCTTTTTCAGACACAAAGGAAAAGAGCAAGAATGTTTGTTCTAGTCTATTTGTTGATGTGTAAAGCATTCTATATTTTGGTCTCTATTTCTATTATTAGATCTTCAAGGTTGTGTTTTATGCTAATGTTTATACAATTTTGTCTGTCTTGGTTGCTTAATGAGCCGAGTATTTTCGACAACTAAAAAAAGTAGCTAAATCATTTACAAATGTTCAAGGCAATACAACAAAAGTGGCTGCATGCAGCTGTCTAGGGATTCTAAGTCTACCAGAAATGGTGTATGAGTTAAGGAAGCAAATGAATGCATTATTTGTAATGGAGCAACTCCAATGTTAAGATTTCAAAGAACTAATGGCTGATTTACATGGTAAATAATGGGAATCTACACCAACAAATCAATCATTAACGAATGCTTATATCCAAtgtaattgtttaattttgtttgaaaatttcaaatatgTCGAGGTAATGATTTGTTTTCCATAATAAAAACGATTATATTGTTTTCCATCTTTgagatattttattgaaaacttttttaatttttttttaattgggaCGAGGAGGAATCATGAAGATGATGATCCAGGAATGGATTAAATGTTCGATTTTGCCAACAATTCAAGCATGAAAAGATATGGAAACCAGTCTTCTTCACCCTTTTCCAATTCCCGAACAACCTTTGGCCATATATCCCTTGCTAGATTTTATTTTCTAGTAAAAATGGggtctaaatatatataatttataatatgattaactatgttttttaattatattgtattatgatttcaaaattaaacaatatatattataatttatacacTATTTAATGACTGTTTTTTCATATACATTGACAGGATATCTGTCACTATacacattttttactagtgattcAAGGATTACCAACATGGGAAGGGTGCACAATAGTATTAGAGGCATGACAGATATTTATCAAATCCACTTCTAACTGTGTTAATATTAAGTGTCCTAAGATGTTTTATGGTGCATATATGCGCCTAAAAACTctgtttttgaaaattaatttgttgTAATGTGAGAATGTGTAGTGAATAATAAATGGAAGGCATGAAACATTCGAGAAATAAGACGGTTTTTAATGAAAGATTTTGCATAGTTGTGTTGTTTTATCAAAAGATGCAACTATTCAATTAATCCAATCTGAGGGAtacaataaatattatgaaacaaCCAGTCAATTGGATTGTAGAACCAAGTCATGACAAAGATTGTCACTGAGTCTCCCAAATTTGTTAagacaaaataattgaaataattttaagcAAACATTCTAGAAACAACTATAGGACTTGTAACGTGGTGTCTAGAGTCAGTCCAAACCAAGGTTGCTGATTTCAAATCGACCCCCCTTTCAAGCATCCCATGAACCTCAACCTTGAACGACAGCTTATGGTGGACATTGTTAAATTTCAATATATCAGGAGTAACTTCAACATTAAGCCCTTGAGTTGAATTGACTTTTACGTTGTAGATTGCTTGTTTCTTCCCCACATTGGTGACTGTTCGATGAAAAATCACCGAGAAATTCTTGGCAGCAATATCTGTCGTCAGCAGTTGGAAATGCAATGATGGATAGTTAAGGCCATCCGATCCCCTTGCTTCTTTGTAGTTTGAACAATTATAGGTATCCTTCAACTTGTCACTTGTAAGCAACATAATGGTGGAACTATTGTAGCCTTCTTTGCATAGAAAACTTATGTAGGAACTCTCTGTGAGATCATATATTAGACCTGGATTTAGTGCCTTTCTTGGGTCTATTTGGCCCGACCCGGCTCCTAATTCTGTCTCCTGTCTCCTTACCTTCATAGGAGTTGCTGCATGAGAAAATCTGAACTTTAGTATATAGATTTTTGAAAACTTGTATAAATTgtgtatgaaaaaatatatataccggttgtcatAAGAGCAGATTTGATAGCAGCCGGTGACCAATCTGGATGAAAAGATTTTACATAGGCAGCAGCACCACTAACATGAGGGCAAGCCATTGATGTTCCAGATTCTATGTTATATGACACTCTTCTCGTGTCACCTAGTTCTGAGCTCATAGGTGCCACTGGCGAAAATCCTGCTAATATGTTTAGTCCAGGCGCTGCTAAATCGGGCTGTCCTCAAACACCAATTAAAGcacattaatgtttttgtttagaaaatataaGACTTTTGATTAGTAGATCATGATAGTAATATATTGCTattaatgttgttaatttgtgaCCAGCTAACATTAAATACTTGGACTAATAGTTTAgtgatttttaagataaatagtGTATATTTTTAACACAATAAAGTAGCTCAATTAATTAGAATCGGTAACTATGAAAAGATGATCAAACTAATGTAATaccacattaaaaaaaaacttactttaAGGATGCATGGAGTGATGGTTTGAGGTCCTCTAGACGAGAAAGAAGCAATAAAAGGTGCATTCATGGAACTAGTTTTGGACTTGTATATCACAGCCTTGGCATCTCTGCATTCATCAAATgcatcataaaaatatatttatttatttgacttcaaattaattaaacttattattactTGGTGGTATTGATATAATGATCAATCCTTGAGCCTTCCCTTATGTTGACAACAGCTGCTGGATCTGAAAAGGTGGATGCTACAATGTTGGTAGGATCATCGGACATGATGGTTCCAACGCCTCCAAAATCTTTGATGGTTGAACTTTGAAACCCATCGTTGCCAAGGCAATACACTATCTTCCCCGCCACCTTAGCCTTATTCAACGCTGCCCGGTCGCAAGCACTGCATGCATAAACAAGTAACTAAGCACAAGTCCAACCCAAGAATAATTAGTCTCAAAGTTCCAGGTACCCGACCCAATGGGTAGGTTGCCATCCCTAAACATGATCATCAAATCTTAATGGGTATGAAATTAGTTACCTAACATTTAGTCCCTCAATTGAGCTATTATTGTCAACAGTGTTGGCTCCATTAGTCAAAGGGTACATTTGCTTGTTGGGTATGAATGTGTTGATGGAAGTTCCCTGCATgttatataattgaatatttggGCATGGAACCATGCAAATGAATGTGAAATAAAGTGACTTACAGAAATAACCATCCCATTCCCCAATTTAACGTCAGTCTTAAACTGCCTATCAATACTAGAAGCAGCTACGGTGACAATCCAAGGAGCTACATTTTGAACCGTAAATAAAGCAGGCCCTGAATTCCCAGCTGAACAAGATGTCAATATACCTTTCTTCATGGCATGGAAAGATCCAATGGCTATAGAATCCTCGAAAAAGCTAGATGACTCAGTTCCAATTGAAACAGATATAATGTCAACACCATCCGATATAGCCGCATCGAAACCAGCTAGAATGTCCATATCACTAcaacccatttcccaacacacTTTGTACATTGCAAGATGCGATGAAGGCGCACCTCCACGAGCAGTTCCTTTAGCCAGACCGTATAAACTAGCTCCAGAGACCGGGCTCCCGGCTGCAATGGAAGAAGTGTGTGTACCGTGCCCGTTTGTGTCTATTGGGCTAAGAATGTCGGTAGGCCCCGCGATATGGTTAAGATTATAGTATGATGCCCCAATAATTTTACTACAACCAACCACCATGCATATTACTCAAGATAATGTCaattatgattatgaaaaattatgatatatttattcaCTTACTTGTTGCATCCAGTAAAGTTGAGGGCATTTTTAGTGCACTCACCCTTCCATTTTGATGGGGGAGGTCCATAACCTGTATCATTGAAGCTGAGAGAATCTACCCATATTCCTTCAATATgcaaattaacattattttattatatgatatatatatatattaatgataataatattgaaGTTATAACCATATTTATAATTACCAGTATCAAGGACACCTATGATAAGCTTGGCCTCTACTGTGTTTTTCCTTCTGATAGAGAGAGGCATCCCAATGAAATCCCATGACCTAGTTGTATGGAGCTTCCACACTTTACTTGGAAATACTGATACTACATTACTATTTTCTGTATAC
This is a stretch of genomic DNA from Impatiens glandulifera chromosome 4, dImpGla2.1, whole genome shotgun sequence. It encodes these proteins:
- the LOC124935157 gene encoding subtilisin-like protease SBT4.15, with translation MKNPLRIVVLFNVFLSTIVFVNCFKDFGHTGTVPPTRQPYIVYMGEKPEALSTYTATISAQQNILSGAIGDPRVATESMIYNYWKSFNGFAANLLPHEASILLENSNVVSVFPSKVWKLHTTRSWDFIGMPLSIRRKNTVEAKLIIGVLDTGIWVDSLSFNDTGYGPPPSKWKGECTKNALNFTGCNNKIIGASYYNLNHIAGPTDILSPIDTNGHGTHTSSIAAGSPVSGASLYGLAKGTARGGAPSSHLAMYKVCWEMGCSDMDILAGFDAAISDGVDIISVSIGTESSSFFEDSIAIGSFHAMKKGILTSCSAGNSGPALFTVQNVAPWIVTVAASSIDRQFKTDVKLGNGMVISGTSINTFIPNKQMYPLTNGANTVDNNSSIEGLNVSACDRAALNKAKVAGKIVYCLGNDGFQSSTIKDFGGVGTIMSDDPTNIVASTFSDPAAVVNIREGSRIDHYINTTKDAKAVIYKSKTSSMNAPFIASFSSRGPQTITPCILKPDLAAPGLNILAGFSPVAPMSSELGDTRRVSYNIESGTSMACPHVSGAAAYVKSFHPDWSPAAIKSALMTTATPMKVRRQETELGAGSGQIDPRKALNPGLIYDLTESSYISFLCKEGYNSSTIMLLTSDKLKDTYNCSNYKEARGSDGLNYPSLHFQLLTTDIAAKNFSVIFHRTVTNVGKKQAIYNVKVNSTQGLNVEVTPDILKFNNVHHKLSFKVEVHGMLERGVDLKSATLVWTDSRHHVTSPIVVSRMFA